From the genome of Denticeps clupeoides chromosome 4, fDenClu1.1, whole genome shotgun sequence, one region includes:
- the lpar5a gene encoding lysophosphatidic acid receptor 5a → MSNDTCSAQHFRYPLFTATYSLVLVVGLPLNAVSLWTFFCRQRLKSVPVVYMANLAVSDMLFILSLPLRIAYFSMRRWPFGDLACMIPGTLFSVNLYSSSFFITFISVDRMLAVVYPLRSRSLRSLPIAWMVCLAVWLIIAGLSVPVALNHKANNDSNCSVIRCFENYSPDEWQRGFIILCFTTVVGILIPFVIILGCTIAMVRKLREEKTCSLSSSKSSIKTPLNKSKLVRLFQTNLFIYALCFIPFHVSFILYGLHKMKVLQYNFFDVQTVTMCLASTNSCLDPLIYYFSSKNVRSNDSKFQKMTRMTTTQTDI, encoded by the coding sequence ATGTCTAATGACACTTGTAGCGCGCAACACTTCAGGTACCCGCTTTTCACTGCAACCTACAGCCTTGTGCTGGTCGTTGGCCTGCCTCTCAATGCTGTCTCCCTGTGGACGTTCTTCTGCAGACAGCGGCTGAAATCGGTGCCTGTTGTCTACATGGCCAACCTGGCTGTGTCTGACATGCTCTTCATCCTCTCCCTGCCACTGAGGATTGCTTACTTCTCCATGCGTCGGTGGCCCTTTGGCGACTTGGCCTGCATGATTCCCGGGACCCTCTTCTCAGTGAACCTCTACTCCAGTTCCTTCTTCATCACCTTCATCAGCGTGGACCGTATGCTGGCCGTGGTCTACCCTCTCCGCTCACGCTCCCTGCGCTCTTTGCCCATTGCCTGGATGGTCTGTCTGGCGGTCTGGCTGATAATCGCCGGTTTGTCTGTTCCAGTGGCTTTAAACCACAAGGCCAACAACGACTCCAACTGCTCTGTGATTCGATGCTTTGAGAACTACTCACCAGACGAGTGGCAACGTGGTTTCATTATCCTCTGCTTCACAACCGTTGTCGGCATCCTGATTCCCTTTGTCATCATCCTGGGCTGCACCATCGCCATGGTAAGGAAGTTACGAGAAGAGAAGacatgctctctctcttcctcaaaGTCTTCCATTAAGACCCCCCTGAACAAAAGCAAGCTGGTGCGCCTGTTCCAGACCAACCTGTTCATTTATGCGTTGTGCTTCATCCCTTTCCACGTCTCCTTTATACTCTATGGGCTGCACAAGATGAAAGTGCTTCAGTACAACTTTTTCGACGTCCAGACTGTCACCATGTGTTTGGCCAGCACAAACAGTTGCCTGGACCCCCTTATCTATTACTTCAGTTCCAAAAACGTTCGGAGTAATGATTCAAAATTCCAGAAAATGACAAGGATGACAACAACCCAGACAGACATTTGA